The following is a genomic window from Vicinamibacterales bacterium.
CTGCTGCTCGAGCGGCGTCCCGAACCCGAAGAGCTGCAGTGCATCCTCGCGCACGTGCGTGTGGATCCGCAGCGAGACAACGCCGCCGGGCTCCGGCAGGCTGTAGAACGTCGAGAGCGGGACCTGCACCTCGTATCCGACGCCCTGCACGTCGACGATCAGGCGCGTTGCCTGCTTCTCCACGAGGCGGCCGGTGAGCAGGGCGATCATGGACTCTGGGCTCTACTAGGCTCTGGGCTCTACTGGGCTCTGGGCTCTGGGCTCCGGGCGGGGGGTCTCGGAACGATGTCCCGCCCGGCCGCCTATGCGCCTCTCCGCCTGAAGCTTCTCACTTCTCACTTCTCGCTTCTGACTCCCGGCTTCTCGCCTTCGGGCCGGTAATCGCGCCACGAGCGCGGCTTGCCGCGGGTGCTCGCGGCCATGCTCGTCAGCACGCCGCGCGTGGCCTCGGTGCCCTGGCTGTGCAGGTGGCAGATGGCCACCGCGAGCGCGTCGGCGGCGTCGTCGGGCGTCGGCACTTCGGTCAATCCGAGCAGCAGCCGCACCATCTCGCCCACCTGGTGTTTCTCCGCGCGACCATAGCCCACGACGGCCCGTTTGACCTCGGCCGGAGTGTATTCCACGACCGGGTACCCGCCCTCGACAGCGGCAAGCACGGCCACGCCGCGGGCGTGACCGAGCTTGAGCGCGCTCCGCACGTTGACCGCATAGAACACGCTCTCGATCGCGACGCACTCCGGCCGACAATCGGCCAGGAGTGCGTTCAACTGCTGATGAATCTTCAGGAGTTGCTCGGGGAAGCCGTTTCGAGGAGACGTCACGATCGCCCCGCAGGCTACCAGCCGGTGCCGGCTGCCATCGGTCTCGACGCACCCATAGCCGGTGCGCTCGGAGCCGGGGTCGATCCCGAAGACCTTCACGAGAGCGAGGCCTCTATCTCCTTCTCGTCCACGTCGAAGTTCGACCAGACGTGCTGGATGTCCTCGTGATCCTCGATCACGTCCATCAACTTCAGCATCGACTGGGCTTCCTTCCCCGTGAGCTTGACGTATTCGAAAGGCACCATCGCCACGGCGGCGCTCACCGGCTCCACCTCGAGCTTGCGGACCGCCTCACGAACGGCCTCGAATGCCTCGGGAGCCGTGAGGATTTCCCAGCTGTCGTCGTCGTCCAGCATGTCGTCGGCGCCCGCCTCGAGCACCGCGGCCATCAGGGCCTCCTCGGCCACCTTGCTCTTCTCGACGATCAGCTGACCCTTCTTGCTGAATTTCCGCAGCGCGGTGTTGCGGTCGGCCATCTTGCCGTTGTACTTGTCGAGCATGTGCCGGAGTTCGCCGACCGTCCGGTTCTTGTTGTCGGTCAGCCCCTCGAGGATGATGGCTGTGCCGCC
Proteins encoded in this region:
- the ruvC gene encoding crossover junction endodeoxyribonuclease RuvC, with the protein product MKVFGIDPGSERTGYGCVETDGSRHRLVACGAIVTSPRNGFPEQLLKIHQQLNALLADCRPECVAIESVFYAVNVRSALKLGHARGVAVLAAVEGGYPVVEYTPAEVKRAVVGYGRAEKHQVGEMVRLLLGLTEVPTPDDAADALAVAICHLHSQGTEATRGVLTSMAASTRGKPRSWRDYRPEGEKPGVRSEK
- a CDS encoding YebC/PmpR family DNA-binding transcriptional regulator, which codes for MSGHSKWHTIKHKKGAADAKRGRVFTRIIKEISVAARAGGGDPDSNPRLRTVIADAKAVNMPAENIKRAIRRGTGEEPGVNYEEVIYEAYGPGGTAIILEGLTDNKNRTVGELRHMLDKYNGKMADRNTALRKFSKKGQLIVEKSKVAEEALMAAVLEAGADDMLDDDDSWEILTAPEAFEAVREAVRKLEVEPVSAAVAMVPFEYVKLTGKEAQSMLKLMDVIEDHEDIQHVWSNFDVDEKEIEASLS